In Sphingomonas sp. JUb134, the sequence CGCTGGTGAGCCGCAACGGCGTGCCCGCGCTCGCGCACGTGACGAACGCCGCGCAGCGTGAGGCGGTGCTCGCCGCGATGCAGGCGCAGGCGCCCGTCTCGCCCGAAGCGGGCATGGACGAAATCCGGGCCGAGGCCGAGGAAGGCATCTTCAACGAGGCGCTGCGCAAGCGCGAGCAGCCGTTCGTCGAACTGCTGGTGCCCGAGGCAGTGCCCGGCATCGAGCGGGCGAGCTACACCGGCGCCTACAAGGGGGTGACCGACCTCCTCACCAAATATCTCTGGCCGGAATGGGCCTTTGCCCTCACCCGCATCGCCGCGCGGCTGGGGATCACCCCCAACCAGGTGACGGCTGCCGGCAGCGTGCTGTGCATCATCGCGACGATCGCCTTCTGGCACGGATGGTTCTGGACCGGCCTTGCCACCGGGCTCGTCTTCATGGTGTTCGACACCGTGGACGGAAAGCTCGCGCGCTGCACCATCACGTCCTCCAAGCTCGGCAACGCCTGGGACCATGGCGTCGACCTGGTCCACCCGCCCTTCTGGTGGTGGGCCTGGGCCGCCGGCTGTGCCGATTACGGCCGGCCGCTCACCGACCAGATGTTCTGGCTGGTGATCGGCACGATGCTGTTCGGCTATGTCGCGCAGCGGCTGATCGAGGGCGCGTTCATCGTCCGCTTCGGCATGCACATCCATGTGTGGGAGCGGTTCGACAGCTGGTTCCGGCTCATCACCGCGCGGCGGAACCCGAACATGGTGATCCTGTTCTTCCTGCTGCTGGTGCAGCGTCCCGACTGGGGCATCATCGGGGTCGCGGCCTGGACCGCGATCTCGCTGGTGGTGCACCTCGTCCGGCTGTTCCAGGCGATGTGGGCGGCCCGTCACGGCGAAAGGATCACCAGCTGGCTCGCGTGAACCCGTTCGCCGCGCGCACCGGCACCCCGCGCAAGGGGCTCGGCAGCGTCGCGCACAATCTGGGATGGCTGCTCGCCGGGCGCGGCGTCACCGCCGTGCTGTCGCTCTTCTACCTGGCGATCGTCACGCGCACGCTGGGCGTGACCGACTTCGGGCGCTTCTCCATCATCGTCGGCGCCTCGCAAGTGCTGGTCGCGCTGGTCGGCTTTCAGACCTGGCAGATCATCGTCCGCTACGGCACCGCCCACCGTTCGGCGGGCGACCTCGATCGGCTGGGGCGGCTGTTCCGGGCCTGCACCGCCCTCGACGCGACGAGCGCGGTGGTGGGCGTGGGCGTCGCCGCCACGATCCTGAGCCTGTGGGGCGAGATGCTGGGCATCGGCCCGACGCTGTGGCGGGCGACCTTCATCTTCACGATCATCCAGCTGCTGTCGCTGCGCTCGACGCCGCTCGGCATCCTGCGGCTCAACGACAATTTCTCGCTCGCCGCACTGGCGGACAGCGCGACGCCGGTGGTGCGCCTGGTCGGCGCGGGGCTGGTCGCGCTGATCCACCCGACGCTCCAGGGCTTCCTGGTGGCGTGGATGGCGGCCGAGCTGCTGACGGCCACTGCCTATTGGCTCATGGTCGCGCGGACCGGCAACCTGCGGCTGATGCGCCGCCACGGCCCCGGCCTGCGCGCGGTGGTGACCGACAACCCCGGCATCGTCCAGTTCGCGGTCAGCACCAACGCCAATGCGACCTTCACCCTGTCCAGCAAGCAGTTCCCGCTGCTGCTGGTGGGCGGCGTCGCCGGCACCACCGCGGCGGGCGAGTTCCGGCTGGCGGTGCAGCTGGCACAGGCGATGACGAAGCTGTCGCAGCTCCTCGCCCGCGCCGCCTTCCCGGAGATCGTGCGCTCGATCGATGCGGGCGGCCTGCGCAAGGTGGGCAAGTTCCTGGTGCGCTCGGTCTCGGTCGCGACGCTGGTCGCCGCGCTGGTGTTCGGGCTTCTGCTGCTGGGGGGCCAGCATGTGCTGGCGCTGGTCGGCGGATCGGAGTTCACCAACGCCTACTCCAGCCTGTTGTGGCTGACGGCGGCCGGCTGCATCGACCTGTGCACGGTGGGCTTCGAGCCCGTGCTGATGGCGGCAAATCGGGCCGGCAGCGCCTTCTTCGTCCGGCTGGCTGCCACGGGCACCATGTTCGCGGCGGCATTCCTGCTCTCGCCCAGCATGGGCGCGAACGGCATCGCGGCCGGGGTGCTGATCGCCTCGGTCGTCACGGCCGTGCTGCTTGCGCTGATGCTGGGCCTCGCGATCCGGCGGGACCGGCTGCGGACCGAAGGAGCGGTGGCGTAGCCCCCGACCATCTCCCGTTCATCCGGGCAGGCGCATAGCGAACGCCCAGTTGTTGCAACGAGAGTCTTCGATGTCGCGTACCGCTCTTGCCGCGCTTGCCCTGCTCGCGGGCGCCACTGCCCTCTCCGCTCCCGCCCAGGCTGCGCCGGCCTGCGTCGGCACGCCGGGGAACGGCAAGGTGAAGCTGGAGGTTGCCGCCACCAGCTTGCGCAGCGCCGATGGCGAGGTCGCCTTCACCGTCTATCCGGACGACAGCAGCCGCTTCCTGAAAGGCGGCGCCAAGCTCGCGCGTGCGCGGGTCAAGGTGACGGCGCCGACCACCCGCGCCTGCTTCTGGCTGGCGCCCGGCCATTATGCGCTCGCCACCTATCACGACGAGAACGGCGACCATAAGTTCAACCGCACGACGCTTGCGCCCAAGGAAGGATACGGCTTCTCCAACGATGCGCCGACCACCTTCAGCCTGCCCGCGTTCAAGGCGACGCGCTTTCCGCTGCCCGCCAGCGGCGGCAGCATCGCCATTCGCACGCGCTATGGCCGATAAGTCGTAAAAGCCGGGCGCTTCCCCGGCGAAAGCGTGCGATAGGGGTTGCCGAAGGCGGCGGTCGCCACAAAACTGCCACGATATGGGCGCGGACGGGCCAATCGTGCGGTGCATGGGCCCGCCTCCCGTTCAAGCATCGTACCCCGGGGGCGCGTTTGAAGAAGATTACCTCGGAACCGGCAGAGCAGATGGCGTCCCCTACTCCCCCTGGAACGATGGTCCCGGACCGTGGCGCACGCCGCGCCGGCCATCCGCGCACCGGGATCATCAGCAACAGCCGAAGCCATCGCAACCGCACCCGCGGTGCCGAGGCGGCGGTGGTGCCGGCCGATACGCCCAACCTCCTGTACCGCGGCCCCCGGACCCACCCGGCGCTGGCTCAGGCGCTGCGCGAATTCCGGGACGCCGGCATCGAGCTGCTGGTAGTCGACGGCGGCGACGGCACCGTGCGGGACGTGCTGACCTGCGCGCAGGAGATTTTCGGCGACGCCCTGCCCCGGCTGGCCGTCGTCCCCTCGGGCAAGACCAACGCGCTCGCGCTCGACCTCGGCATCCCGAACGACTGGACGGTGCAGGACGCGCTGGAGGCAGGCGTCCATGGCGGAGCCCGGGCCCGTGCGTCCGTGGAGATCCTGCGCGGCGATGCGAGCAAGCCGGAGCTGTGCGGCTTCCTGTTCGGGGCCGGTGCGTTCGTGCGCGCGACCGAACTGGCGCAGCGCACGCACAAGGCGGGTGCCTTCAACAGCTTTGCGGTCGGCATCTCGCTGTTCTGGGGCGTCGCCCAGACGATGTTCGGCGGGCACGCCAACGAATGGCGCGCGGGCGAGCCGATGCGGCTGCAGCTGGACGGGGGCACACCGGTCGACAAGACCTTCTACATCCTGTTCAGCTCGACGCTGGAGCGGCTGCCGCTGCGGCTCAAGCCTTTCGGTCACGAGCGCGCCGGGTTGAAGATGCTGGCGGTCGATGCGCCCCCCACTCGCCTCTCGCGCGCGGTGCCGGCCCTGCTGCGCGGCTCCGAAGCCGCGTGGCTGGAGCAAGCCGGCTACCGCCGCCATGACGTCCATTCCTTCACGGTCACGCTGGAGGGCGGCTTCATCCTCGATGGCGAACTCTACGACGGCGGCACCATCACCGTGCGCCAGGGCCGACCACTCCAGTTCGTGACGCCGTGATGCGCCCGCTGCGTCGTGCCATTGCCGACATGCTGGCGGCCGAGGTCCGGCCGGAGATCGTCGAGGCAGCCGCGGTCGTCGCCGGCCGGCTCGGCGGGTCGGCGGTGCTCTTCTACGGCTCGGTGCTGCGGACCGGCGACCTCGACGGGCTGCTCGACTTCTATGTCCTGACCGAAGGGCCGCCGGCGCCCGGCGTCCGCGGCATGGTGTCGCAGCGGATCTGGCCCGACATCAGCTTCGAGGAGGTTCGCGTCGGCGGCCGCATGCTGCAGGCCAAGGTCGCGACCATGCCGCTCGCCGTCTTTGCGGAGGCCGCGAGCGGGGAGCTGGCCGACACGACCATCTGGACCCGCTTCGTGCAGCCGAGCGCCCTGCTGTGGATCGCCGGCGCCGCGCAGGCGGAGGCGGAGGCGGTCGTGGACGCGATCGCGGCGGCTGCGATCACTGCCGCCCGCTTCGCCGCCGTGCTCGGTCCTGCCCATGGCGCGCCGGCCGCCTATTGGAAGGCGCTGTTCCGGGAGACCTATCGCGCGGAATTGCGGGTCGAGCAGCCGGGGCGCGAGGACCAGATCCTCGCCTATGACCCGCAACGCTATGCCGAGCTGCTCCTCCTCGCCTGGGAAGCAGCCGGGATCGAGGTGCGCCGCACGCCGGACGGGGTGTCGCCGATCCTGGACGCCGAGACACGGGCGCAGTTGCTGCGCCGCTGGCGGTCGCGGCGGCGGCTGGGCAAGCCGCTCAACGCGCTGCGGCTGGTGAAGGCCGCCTTCCTGCTCGATGGCGCCGCGCGCTACGGCGCGTGGAAGGTCGAGCGGCATACCGGCGTTCCCGTCAAGCTGACGCCCTGGGCCGAACGCCATCCGCTGCTCGCCGCACCCGGCGTGCTGTGGAAGGTCTGGCGCGCGCGGACGCGGGCATGAGCGCGTTCCACGCCCTGGTGCTCGCCGGCTCGCGCGGCGGTGCCGATCCGGTCGCGGACTATGCTGGGGTGCCTGCCAAGGCGCTGATCGAGGTCGGCGGCGTGACGATGCTCGCCCGGGTCGTCCGGTCGCTCCGCGCAGCCGGCGCCACCCGCATCGGCGTCTCCGTCTCGGATCCGGCAGTCGCCGCCCATGCAGAAACGCTCGGTGTCGAGGTGCTGACCGCCGAGGCCGGCCCCAGCCGGAGCACCCGCAGCGGGCTCGCAACCCTGGGCACGCCGCTGCTGGTCACCACCGCCGACCATGCGCTGCTCGAACCGGAGTGGATCACCGCGTTCCTGGCGGCGACGCCGGCGGGCGCGGACGTTACCGCGCTGCTCGCCCGCCGCGACGTGATCGAGGCAGCAGTGCCGGAAACGCAGCGCACCTATCTGCGCTTCGCCGATGGCAGCTGGTCGGGGTGCAACCTCTTTTACCTGGCGACGCCCAAGGCGAACGCGGCGCTCGACCTGTGGTCGCAGGTGGAGGCGGACCGCAAGCGGCCGTGGCGGATCGTGCGTCGGCTCGGCACCGGAACGCTGCTGCGCTATCTGGTCGGGCGGCTCACGCTCGATCAGGCACTCATGCGGCTCGGAGCCGCCGCAGGCATCTCGGCGCGCGCGATCGCAAGCCCGTTCGGCCTGGCGGCGGTGGATGTCGACAAGCCTGCCGACCTCGACCTCGTCCGCCGCCTGGTCGGCTAGCGCCGGAGGCCCAGCAGCACCGGCGCACTGGCGGTCAGCCACCCCCGCGCCGGACCGCGGATCAGTCCCCGCGCCAGCGGCGAGCGCAGGTAGGTCCGCACCGCCGCGGCCCGGCCCAGGGTCGGCATCGCGACGCGGCAGGCGAGCAGCCAGAACCAGCCCGTCGCCAGCGCCATCCCCTCGGGCGGGACGTAGCGGCTCTCCGCATTGCACGCGCGCAGGGTCTGGAGCCAGTCGGCGGCCCACCGCAGAAAGTCCGGCGGCGCCTCGACGCCCTTCAGCTTCGTCTTGCCCAGCATCGTGTGGCGGCGAAGATCCTCGGCGTCGAACCGCATGCCGAGCTCCGTAAGCGGCCCGGCGTAGAGCCCGCCCTTGCACTCGCGGATGCGGTCCTGCCGCTGGCACACGGTCTGGCCAGGATGCACCCGCCGGTCGACCAGCACCTGCGGCAGGTTCGCGAGCCTATAGGTCCGCGAGAGGCGGACGAAGAGCTCCAGGTCCTCGCACACGTCGAAGCTCGGCTGATAGGGATTTGCCTTGAGCACCTCGGCCCGGCCCATCACCGAGGATTGCTGAAAGGCCGACCGGAACAGCAGCCATGCCGCGATGTCGCCGGATTCGAGCGGCGGGACGCGCACGCCGCGCTTGCGCCGGCCGTCCTTGTCGATCTTGCCCGCGCAGCCGCCGACGAGGGCGACGTCCGGGTTGCGGGCAAGGAAATCGACCTGTGCACCCAGCCGCTCCGGCCGGGCGATGTCGTCGCTGTCGAGCCAGGCGATCAGCCGGCCCCGCGCGGCGTCCAGGCCGGTGTTGCGCGCGTCCGGGATGCCGAGGTTCCGGGCGTGCCGCACCACCCGGATGCGCGGATCGCCGAAGCCCTCGACAACCGCGACCGAGTCATCGGTGGAGCCGTCGTCCACCACCACCAGCTCGAAGTCGCCGAACCGCTGGCCCAGGATGCTGCGGATCGCATCCCCCACCAGATGCGCCCGGTTGTGGACCGGGATGAGGACGGAGACGGTCGGAGTTGCCATGCCGCGGGGATAGCCGCCTCCCCCGCCAAAGCCACGCGAATTTGCGACACCCGGCCCAGGTGGGTATCGCGGGTCGCATGGAACAACAGGCTCTCCTCTTCGCGCTGATCGGCGTGCTCGGCATCGGCGCGCAATGGGTCGCCTGGCGAACGGGCTGGCCCGCCATCGCGCTGATGCTGGTGGCGGGGATCTTCGCGGGTCCCGTCACCGGATTGATCGACCCGCATGCCGCCTTCGGCCCGCTGCTCGAACCCGCCATCTCGATCGCGGTCGCCGTGATCCTGTTCGAGGGCGGCCTCAGCCTCAACTTCCGCGAGCTGCGCAAGACCGAGGGCGCCGTCACCCGCCTGGCGCTGATCGGCATCCCGGTCGGCTGGGCGCTGGGTGCACTCGCCTGCTATTATGTCGCCGGGCTGGTATGGCCGGTCGCGATCCTGTTCGCCGGCATCATGGTGGTGACCGGCCCCACCGTGGTCCTGCCGCTGCTGCGCCAGAGCAACGTCGCGCCGCGGCCCCGCGCGATCCTGAAGTGGGAGGCGATCGTCAACGATCCCTTCGGCGCGCTCTGTGCGGTCATCACCTATGAATATCTCCGTCGATCGGAGGCGGGCGCGTCGCTGGGCGGCGTCATCGTGTCGCTGCTTGCGGCCGCCGTGCTCGCGGGCCTGATCGGCTATGCGGTGGCGCGCGCGATCGCCTGGGCGTTCCCGCGCGGGCATGTGCCGGAGTATCTGAAGGCCCCCGTCCTGCTGGTCGCAGTGATCGGCACCTTCGTGCTGTCGAACCTGATCCAGCAGGAAACCGGGCTGCTCGCGGTGACGGTGATGGGCATCGCGCTTGCGAACATGAAGCTCGACTCGCTGCGCGACGTCCACCCGTTCAAGGAGAACATCACCGTCCTCCTGATCTCCGGCGTGTTCGTGCTGCTCTCCGCCCAACTCGACCTGGAGGTGCTGCGCCGCTTCGAATGGCGCTTCGCCGGCTTCCTGGTCGCGCTGCTGCTGCTGGTGCGGCCGGCGACCGTGCTGCTGAGCCTCGCGTTCAGCCGGGTGCCGTGGAACGAGCGGCTGCTGATCGCCTGGATCGCGCCGCGCGGCGTCGTCGCGGTCGCGGTGTCGGGGCTGTTCGCGCTCCGGCTCGACCGGCTCGGCTACAGCGACGGCGACATTCTGGTGACCCTGTCCTTTGCGGTCGTGGTCACCACGATCATCGCCCATGGCTTCAGCATCCGCACGGTCGCCCGCTGGCTGAAGGTCACCGGCGCGAGCGAGCGCGGCCTGCTGATCGTGGGGAGCACCGACTGGAGCCTGGCGCTTGCTGAGCATCTGCGCTCGCTCGATGTGCCGGTGCTGGTGAGCGACAGCAGCTGGCAGCGGCTCTCCCCCGCCCGCCAGCGCGGCATCCCGACCTATCACGGCGAGATCCTGGCCGAGGCGACCGAGGAGCAGCTGGACCTCAGCCAGTTCCAGGTGCTGGCCGCAACCTCCGAGAACGAAGCCTATAATGCGCTGGTGTGCAGCGAGTTCGCGCCGCAGATCGGGCGCGACGCGGTGTACCAGCTGGGCGACGCGAGCGGCGATCCGCGCGCGCTGCCGGAGGCGCTGCGCGGCCGGGCGCTGTTCACCTCCGGCCTCGGCGTCGAGGAAATCACCGAGCGCGAGCGTGCCGGCTGGTCCTTCCGCAAGACCCGCATCAGCGAGCAGTTCGACTTTGCCGACGCCAAGGCGGTGCTGCCGGACGAGGCCGACATGCTGCTGCTGTTGCGCAAGAACGGGACGCTGCGCTTCTTCACGCATGCCACCCGCCCGACGCCGCAGCCCGGCGACGTGATCGTCTCCTACGCCCCGCCCCGCGTGCGCGAGCCGGAGACCCGAAACGAGAACCTGATTGGGGAGGAACGATGAAACGGACCTTGTGCCACACGGTGGCGGCCGGCGGGCTGGTTGCGCTCCTGGCGGGATGCGGCCCATCCCCGGACAACCGCGCCGACCCCGCCCCGCCCGAGAATAGCGCGGAGCTGGAGATCGCCAACATCGCCCCGGCGCCGGAGCCGACGCCCGAGGGCAAGTCGATCATCCGCCCGGAAACCGAACCGGACGCCGAACCCACGCCGCCGCCGCTCGAGCCGATCGAGCGGACCGTCCAGTTCCCCAAGGGGGTCGCCCTGGACGACGCAGCCAAGGCGGCGCTCGACACGCTCCTGGCCGAACCCGCGCTCCAGGCCGGCGGTCCCATCCGGCTGAGCGGCCACAGCGACTCGAAGGGTTCGGACGCGGATAACCTGCGCTCTTCGCGGCGCCGCGCGGAGGCGGTGCGCGATTATCTGATCGCGAAAGGCGTGGCCAAGGATCGCATCACCGTGATCGCGCTCGGCGAAAACCGTCCGGTAGCGCCCAACGCCAATCCGGACGGCAGCGACGACGAAGCAGGCCGGGCACGCAACCGCCGCGTCGACATCGCGGTCGCGCTTCCCGAGCCGCAGCCGAGCCCCACGCCGGAGCCCACTCCCGCGGAGTGACGCGGGGTCAGGCGCCCGCGATGCGGGGGGCGAGGCGCTGCATCAGCATCTCGCAGCCGGCGGCGTCCTCGGCATCGAAGCGCGCTGGCGAGGGGCTGTCGAGGTCGAGCACACCGAGCAGGCGGCCGTCGTGGACGATCGGCACCACCAGTTCCGAGCGGCTGGCAGCATCGCAGGCGATGTGCCCGGGGAAGGCGTGGACGTCCTCGACCCGCTGGGTCTCAAGGGTGGACGCAGCGGCGCCGCACACGCCCTTGCCGAACGGGATGCGGATGCAGGCGGCCTTGCCCTGGAACGGCCCGAGCACCAGCTCGTCGGCGACGTTGCGGTAGAAGCCGGACCAGTTGAGGTCGGGCAGATATTCCCACAGCAGCGCCGCCGCATTCGCCATGTTGGCGATCGCGTCCGGCTCGTCGGCGGTGAGCGCGTCGAGCGCGCTGGCGAGTTCGCGGTATAGCTCCTGCTTGGAGCCGGCGGCGATGTCGAAGACGTACATGGCGTTCCTTTTCCTCGTTGCGGCCGGCGCTCAGTCGAAGCGGACCTTGCCGCGCCCGGCCTTGACGGCGCTGCGGCCCTTTTTCTCATCCACCCGCCGCGCCTTTGCCGCGCGGCTGGGCTTGGTGGGCTTGCGCTTGCGCGGCACGAAGGTCGCCTCCCGGATCAGGGCGACCAGCCGCTCGCGCACTTCCTCTCGATTGAGAAGCTGGGAACGCGCCCCCTCGCTCCGCAAGACCAGCACGCCTTCGCGCGTCATCCGCGACCCCGCCAGCTCGGCCAGCCGGTTCTTCACCGCTTCGGGCAGGTTCGGGGAAGCCGCCACGTCGAAGCGCAGCAGCACCGCGCTGTCGGTGGTGTTGACGTGCTGCCCGCCCGGCCCGCTGGCGCGCGTGAAGCTTTCGACCAGTTCGTCGCTGTCGATGTGGATCGAGCGGGTGATCGGGATGGCTGCCATCCGGACGGCGCCTCAGTTGTCCCCGAAACCGGCCGCCGCGAAGCTCGGCGGCAGCGGCGCGGTCGCCTCCACCGGAGGCTTGCTGCCGCGGGGCACGGTGAGTTGCGCGGCGTGGAGCAGCATCGAGCCGCCCGCCCGGCCATAGACCGGGTCGCCCGCCACCGGCGCGCCCAGCCCCTCTGCGGCGTGGACGCGGATCTGGTGGGTGCGGCCCGTCTCCGGGAAGAAGGCGACCAGCGCGCGGCCGCCTTCGGCGCGCAGCAGCTTCCAGTTGGTGCGCGCGGGCTTGCCCTTCGGGTCACCGACCATGCGCCAGCCCGCCTCGGGACTGCTCACCTTGGCGAGCGGCAGGTCGATCGTGCCGGAGCTTTCCGCCGGCACCCCGTCGAGCACGGCCAGGTAGCGCTTCTGCACCAGCCCCGCCTCGAACGCCTGCTGGAAGCGGGCGTGCGCCTTGGGATTGCGGGCGAGCAGCAGGCAGCCGCTGGTGTCGCGGTCCAGGCGGTGGACCGGCGTCGGCAGCCGCTGGAAGCCGAAGGTCAGTTCGTCCAGCCGCGATTCGATGCTCGGGCTGCGGTCCCGCGGACGGTCGACCGGCAGGCCCGCCGGTTTGTCGATCACGATCGCTTCGCCATCGATGAAGAGCACTAGGTCATCCAGCATGCTGGTCCCTTGCCACCGCCGCCGCCGACATGCCAGAGCGCAGGCGCCGAAAGGCGGCAGCGCCGCCCCGTGCGGTTCAGGAGGTTGGATTGCGTAACTCCCTGCGGATGTCCGCTGCGCTGGTGC encodes:
- a CDS encoding CDP-alcohol phosphatidyltransferase family protein — protein: MTPKDAQPRPAVTPVGSNPTPLWGMTNEERVRRIAASRDLAFTDQPTGPTILVNLRFASDPVWIAHLTGRPGTLVSRNGVPALAHVTNAAQREAVLAAMQAQAPVSPEAGMDEIRAEAEEGIFNEALRKREQPFVELLVPEAVPGIERASYTGAYKGVTDLLTKYLWPEWAFALTRIAARLGITPNQVTAAGSVLCIIATIAFWHGWFWTGLATGLVFMVFDTVDGKLARCTITSSKLGNAWDHGVDLVHPPFWWWAWAAGCADYGRPLTDQMFWLVIGTMLFGYVAQRLIEGAFIVRFGMHIHVWERFDSWFRLITARRNPNMVILFFLLLVQRPDWGIIGVAAWTAISLVVHLVRLFQAMWAARHGERITSWLA
- a CDS encoding lipopolysaccharide biosynthesis protein; its protein translation is MNPFAARTGTPRKGLGSVAHNLGWLLAGRGVTAVLSLFYLAIVTRTLGVTDFGRFSIIVGASQVLVALVGFQTWQIIVRYGTAHRSAGDLDRLGRLFRACTALDATSAVVGVGVAATILSLWGEMLGIGPTLWRATFIFTIIQLLSLRSTPLGILRLNDNFSLAALADSATPVVRLVGAGLVALIHPTLQGFLVAWMAAELLTATAYWLMVARTGNLRLMRRHGPGLRAVVTDNPGIVQFAVSTNANATFTLSSKQFPLLLVGGVAGTTAAGEFRLAVQLAQAMTKLSQLLARAAFPEIVRSIDAGGLRKVGKFLVRSVSVATLVAALVFGLLLLGGQHVLALVGGSEFTNAYSSLLWLTAAGCIDLCTVGFEPVLMAANRAGSAFFVRLAATGTMFAAAFLLSPSMGANGIAAGVLIASVVTAVLLALMLGLAIRRDRLRTEGAVA
- a CDS encoding DUF2141 domain-containing protein; the protein is MSRTALAALALLAGATALSAPAQAAPACVGTPGNGKVKLEVAATSLRSADGEVAFTVYPDDSSRFLKGGAKLARARVKVTAPTTRACFWLAPGHYALATYHDENGDHKFNRTTLAPKEGYGFSNDAPTTFSLPAFKATRFPLPASGGSIAIRTRYGR
- a CDS encoding diacylglycerol/lipid kinase family protein — its product is MVPDRGARRAGHPRTGIISNSRSHRNRTRGAEAAVVPADTPNLLYRGPRTHPALAQALREFRDAGIELLVVDGGDGTVRDVLTCAQEIFGDALPRLAVVPSGKTNALALDLGIPNDWTVQDALEAGVHGGARARASVEILRGDASKPELCGFLFGAGAFVRATELAQRTHKAGAFNSFAVGISLFWGVAQTMFGGHANEWRAGEPMRLQLDGGTPVDKTFYILFSSTLERLPLRLKPFGHERAGLKMLAVDAPPTRLSRAVPALLRGSEAAWLEQAGYRRHDVHSFTVTLEGGFILDGELYDGGTITVRQGRPLQFVTP
- a CDS encoding nucleotidyltransferase family protein, whose translation is MSAFHALVLAGSRGGADPVADYAGVPAKALIEVGGVTMLARVVRSLRAAGATRIGVSVSDPAVAAHAETLGVEVLTAEAGPSRSTRSGLATLGTPLLVTTADHALLEPEWITAFLAATPAGADVTALLARRDVIEAAVPETQRTYLRFADGSWSGCNLFYLATPKANAALDLWSQVEADRKRPWRIVRRLGTGTLLRYLVGRLTLDQALMRLGAAAGISARAIASPFGLAAVDVDKPADLDLVRRLVG
- a CDS encoding glycosyltransferase family 2 protein; its protein translation is MATPTVSVLIPVHNRAHLVGDAIRSILGQRFGDFELVVVDDGSTDDSVAVVEGFGDPRIRVVRHARNLGIPDARNTGLDAARGRLIAWLDSDDIARPERLGAQVDFLARNPDVALVGGCAGKIDKDGRRKRGVRVPPLESGDIAAWLLFRSAFQQSSVMGRAEVLKANPYQPSFDVCEDLELFVRLSRTYRLANLPQVLVDRRVHPGQTVCQRQDRIRECKGGLYAGPLTELGMRFDAEDLRRHTMLGKTKLKGVEAPPDFLRWAADWLQTLRACNAESRYVPPEGMALATGWFWLLACRVAMPTLGRAAAVRTYLRSPLARGLIRGPARGWLTASAPVLLGLRR
- a CDS encoding cation:proton antiporter, whose translation is MEQQALLFALIGVLGIGAQWVAWRTGWPAIALMLVAGIFAGPVTGLIDPHAAFGPLLEPAISIAVAVILFEGGLSLNFRELRKTEGAVTRLALIGIPVGWALGALACYYVAGLVWPVAILFAGIMVVTGPTVVLPLLRQSNVAPRPRAILKWEAIVNDPFGALCAVITYEYLRRSEAGASLGGVIVSLLAAAVLAGLIGYAVARAIAWAFPRGHVPEYLKAPVLLVAVIGTFVLSNLIQQETGLLAVTVMGIALANMKLDSLRDVHPFKENITVLLISGVFVLLSAQLDLEVLRRFEWRFAGFLVALLLLVRPATVLLSLAFSRVPWNERLLIAWIAPRGVVAVAVSGLFALRLDRLGYSDGDILVTLSFAVVVTTIIAHGFSIRTVARWLKVTGASERGLLIVGSTDWSLALAEHLRSLDVPVLVSDSSWQRLSPARQRGIPTYHGEILAEATEEQLDLSQFQVLAATSENEAYNALVCSEFAPQIGRDAVYQLGDASGDPRALPEALRGRALFTSGLGVEEITERERAGWSFRKTRISEQFDFADAKAVLPDEADMLLLLRKNGTLRFFTHATRPTPQPGDVIVSYAPPRVREPETRNENLIGEER
- a CDS encoding OmpA family protein, producing the protein MKRTLCHTVAAGGLVALLAGCGPSPDNRADPAPPENSAELEIANIAPAPEPTPEGKSIIRPETEPDAEPTPPPLEPIERTVQFPKGVALDDAAKAALDTLLAEPALQAGGPIRLSGHSDSKGSDADNLRSSRRRAEAVRDYLIAKGVAKDRITVIALGENRPVAPNANPDGSDDEAGRARNRRVDIAVALPEPQPSPTPEPTPAE
- a CDS encoding GAF domain-containing protein, with the translated sequence MYVFDIAAGSKQELYRELASALDALTADEPDAIANMANAAALLWEYLPDLNWSGFYRNVADELVLGPFQGKAACIRIPFGKGVCGAAASTLETQRVEDVHAFPGHIACDAASRSELVVPIVHDGRLLGVLDLDSPSPARFDAEDAAGCEMLMQRLAPRIAGA
- the arfB gene encoding alternative ribosome rescue aminoacyl-tRNA hydrolase ArfB, which encodes MAAIPITRSIHIDSDELVESFTRASGPGGQHVNTTDSAVLLRFDVAASPNLPEAVKNRLAELAGSRMTREGVLVLRSEGARSQLLNREEVRERLVALIREATFVPRKRKPTKPSRAAKARRVDEKKGRSAVKAGRGKVRFD
- a CDS encoding RluA family pseudouridine synthase, with product MLDDLVLFIDGEAIVIDKPAGLPVDRPRDRSPSIESRLDELTFGFQRLPTPVHRLDRDTSGCLLLARNPKAHARFQQAFEAGLVQKRYLAVLDGVPAESSGTIDLPLAKVSSPEAGWRMVGDPKGKPARTNWKLLRAEGGRALVAFFPETGRTHQIRVHAAEGLGAPVAGDPVYGRAGGSMLLHAAQLTVPRGSKPPVEATAPLPPSFAAAGFGDN